The Acidimicrobiales bacterium DNA window CCCGATCAACGCCGGCGCCGTCGCCGAGGGCACGGCCACCGCTCCGCAGGTCGTCCAGCCGTCGCGGTTCTCCGGCCTCCTCGGCAGCGCCTTCGGGATCACCCTCGTGGTGGTGCTGGCGTTCGTCGCCGCCGCCCTCGTCGTCCTCGGCGTGGTCGCCCTGGCCAAGCGCGACCGGTCGGGGCTCGACGAGACGCTGCGGGGGTACGGCCCCAACACCGGCGGGCCGGAGGGCGGGGCGGAGTTGGACCTGGCCCAGACCGCCTTCGTCAGACGGGCGGTGGACGCCACGGCCCGGCTGGCCAAGGAACGCGGCCTGTTGGACATCGCCGAGTCCAAGCTCGAGCAGGCCGATCTCCCCATCCGCCCCGCCGAGGCGCTGTTCTTCTACGGCGTCGGGGTGGTGATCGTCGGTGTGGTCGGCCTGTTCCTGGCCGGGCTGTTCGGAGCGTTCGTCGCCGTGTTCCTCGCCGCCCTCGTCCCCGTCGCCGTCCTGAACGCCCTGGCCACCCGTCGGAAGAAGGCGTTCACCTCCCAGCTCCCCGACATGCTCCAGCTCCTCGCCAGCACCCTGCGGGCCGGCTACTCCCTGCTCCAGGGCGCCGAGGCGACGACCGACCAGGTCGGCGACCCCATGGCCAAGGAGCTGCGGAGGGTGCTGAGCGAGGCGCGCCTGGGGCGGCCCCTGGAGCAGGCGTTCGCCGACTCGGCCCGCCGGGTCGGCTCGGCCGACTACGACTGGGCGGTGATGGCCATCCGGATCCAGCGGGAGGTCGGCGGCAACCTGGCCGAGCTGCTCCAGACGGTCAGCGAGACCATGGTGGCCCGGGAGCGGCTGCGCCGGGAGATCAACACCCTCACCGCCGAAGGCAAGATCAGCGCCATCGTCCTCGGCATCCTGCCCCTCGCCATCGGCCTGGCGGTCTACGTCCTCAATCCCGGGTACCTCGACCCGCTGTTCCACCGCACGGCCGGAAAGCTCATGGTCGTCGGTGCGCTGGTGGTCGGCGTGGCCGGGTTCGCGTGGATGAAGAAGATCATCACGATCGAGACCTGACCCATGCTCATCCTCGCCATCGCCTCCGTCTTCGGCGCTCTCACCCTGGTGTTCTGGGCGCTCGCCGGCCAGCTGGCCGAGCGAGCGGCTTTCCGCTCCTCGCTCCAGCAGCTCGAGGACTACGACGCCGTCGCCGCCGTCCCGTCGCGCCAGCTGGAGCTGGCCGCCGGCTTCGAGACCCGCGTCCTCGCCCCCCTCATGCGGAGCCTGGTCGGCCTCGGCCGCCGGTTCACACCCGCCGACTACGTCGCCAAGTCCGCCGAGAAGCTGAACCACGCCGGCAAGAGCCGGGCCGACGACCTGGACCGGTTCCTCGCCGTCCGGGTGGTCACCATCGCCCTGGTGCCCGTGGCCTTCATCGTCTCGTTCTTCGTGCTGCCGCTGGAGGGGCGGACCCCGCTGGCGGTGTTCCTCTTCCTCGCCCTGCTGCTCGTGCTCGGCCCCGACGCCACCCTGAACCGGAAGGTGGCCGACCGCCAGTACGAGATCCAGATGAGACTGCCCGACGTGCTGGACCTCCTCACCATCAGCGTGGAGGCGGGGCTCGGGTTCGAGCAGGCGCTGGACCGCACCGTCCAGTCGGTCCCCGGGCCGCTGTCCGAGGAGTTCGCCCGGATGATCGGCGAGGTGCGCGCCGGCTCGAGCCGGGCCGAGGCCCTCCGGGCCATGGAGACCCGCATCGGGGTGCAGGAGGTCAAGTCGTTCGTCCTGGCCCTCCTCCAGGCCGACACCTTCGGGATCTCGATCGGGCGCATCCTCCGCCAGCAGGCCGAGGAGATGCGGGTGCGCCGGCGCCAGCTGGCCCAGGAGCGGGCCCAGAAGGCGCCGGTGAAGATGCTGTTCCCGATGGTGTTCTGCATCTTCCCGTCGCTCTTCGTGGTGGTCCTGGGGCCCGCCCTCTTCAACATCGCCGACGCCCTCTGAGCCCGCGACTGCGTCCCCCGTCGGCCGCCGCGCTGGCCGGAGGCGCCGTCGCCCTGTGGGGGCTGGCCGTCGGCCTGCGGCCCCTCGGTGACAACTCGGCGCTGACCCATCTCGCCACCGGGCGGCTCATCCTCG harbors:
- a CDS encoding type II secretion system F family protein, which gives rise to MLILAIASVFGALTLVFWALAGQLAERAAFRSSLQQLEDYDAVAAVPSRQLELAAGFETRVLAPLMRSLVGLGRRFTPADYVAKSAEKLNHAGKSRADDLDRFLAVRVVTIALVPVAFIVSFFVLPLEGRTPLAVFLFLALLLVLGPDATLNRKVADRQYEIQMRLPDVLDLLTISVEAGLGFEQALDRTVQSVPGPLSEEFARMIGEVRAGSSRAEALRAMETRIGVQEVKSFVLALLQADTFGISIGRILRQQAEEMRVRRRQLAQERAQKAPVKMLFPMVFCIFPSLFVVVLGPALFNIADAL
- a CDS encoding VWA domain-containing protein; this translates as MRRVAAALVLAAVAVVLGASGAGAADAIIIRKVDSSQFPTITISALVQGPAPGLDQFALRENGRIIAPTAFEVIPLGQTDTPVGIVLVVDTSGSMRAQNRMEQAKAAARQFVAQKSANDQVAIVAFADQPRVVSGFTNDVNHLTAAVEGLVATGETALFDGVRLGATLLSERPDLQANMVVLSDGADTVSQSNADAAEASILTAKAVVFAVGLPGREFDSASLTRFANASGGQYVETTDPRQLSSLYGNIQSALQNQYEISYTSSATGSVEISLAAAGARTTAGPINAGAVAEGTATAPQVVQPSRFSGLLGSAFGITLVVVLAFVAAALVVLGVVALAKRDRSGLDETLRGYGPNTGGPEGGAELDLAQTAFVRRAVDATARLAKERGLLDIAESKLEQADLPIRPAEALFFYGVGVVIVGVVGLFLAGLFGAFVAVFLAALVPVAVLNALATRRKKAFTSQLPDMLQLLASTLRAGYSLLQGAEATTDQVGDPMAKELRRVLSEARLGRPLEQAFADSARRVGSADYDWAVMAIRIQREVGGNLAELLQTVSETMVARERLRREINTLTAEGKISAIVLGILPLAIGLAVYVLNPGYLDPLFHRTAGKLMVVGALVVGVAGFAWMKKIITIET